The Phycisphaerae bacterium genome includes a window with the following:
- a CDS encoding DHHA1 domain-containing protein, translated as MVDPETLEGAGRLLAGWKRTMILAHDRPDGDALGAMAAMKRVIEAAGREATAFVYDELPGRYAFLDGIPAQSRGHGIGINTKQVFHRWQDASPGAIDARFDGILILDTNSWSQIKPAADYLRASALPRIVVDHHAAADGVSQGHGSGLDLIDPSAPATCQILHAWCDAMDWPLDSASAEALFTGLSTDTGWFRHSNTDARAMQTAADLIDLGVRPDVLYGRLYASFPLSRVRLMTEMLATLTFHADNAIAIAHITPEMFARSGASKAETEDLVNEPMAAEPVIVSALLVDAGTGEIRASFRSKSPEVCGRDIDVAAIAGRFGGGGHRRAAGARLAGTLEEARRRVTEKILAAMRGE; from the coding sequence ATGGTCGACCCAGAAACATTGGAAGGGGCCGGACGGCTTCTGGCCGGATGGAAGCGGACGATGATCCTGGCCCACGACCGGCCGGATGGCGACGCTCTCGGGGCGATGGCGGCCATGAAACGGGTGATCGAAGCCGCCGGCCGTGAGGCGACTGCGTTCGTTTACGACGAGTTGCCCGGCCGGTATGCGTTCCTCGATGGCATCCCCGCGCAAAGCCGTGGGCATGGCATCGGGATCAACACGAAGCAGGTCTTCCACCGCTGGCAAGACGCCAGTCCTGGCGCGATTGACGCGCGCTTCGACGGGATCCTGATCCTCGACACCAATAGCTGGTCGCAGATCAAACCGGCCGCCGACTACCTGCGAGCCAGCGCCCTGCCCAGGATCGTCGTCGATCACCACGCCGCCGCTGACGGCGTTTCCCAAGGTCACGGATCCGGTCTTGATCTCATTGATCCTTCCGCGCCTGCCACGTGCCAGATTCTGCACGCCTGGTGCGATGCAATGGACTGGCCGCTCGATTCCGCCTCGGCAGAAGCCTTGTTCACCGGCCTGTCAACCGACACCGGATGGTTCCGGCACTCGAATACCGACGCCCGCGCCATGCAGACCGCAGCCGACCTGATCGACCTGGGCGTGAGGCCTGACGTCCTCTATGGCAGGCTGTACGCATCGTTTCCCCTGTCGCGCGTCCGACTCATGACCGAGATGCTGGCCACGCTCACGTTCCACGCTGACAACGCGATTGCGATTGCGCATATCACCCCTGAAATGTTTGCCCGTTCCGGAGCGTCAAAGGCTGAGACGGAGGATCTGGTCAACGAGCCGATGGCCGCCGAGCCGGTCATCGTCTCGGCGCTCCTGGTCGATGCGGGAACAGGGGAAATACGAGCCAGTTTTCGCAGCAAGTCGCCCGAGGTGTGCGGCCGTGACATCGACGTGGCGGCAATCGCCGGACGTTTCGGCGGAGGCGGGCACCGCCGGGCGGCCGGAGCGCGACTGGCCGGTACCCTGGAAGAAGCCCGGCGGCGCGTGACGGAGAAGATCCTCGCGGCCATGCGCGGAGAATGA
- a CDS encoding PqqD family protein: protein MGWRRKKTPGLSREMLLAARPLRNPNITEKEIAGGGLELTVSLPRSRLFRWLSGGCNHPIVRRYQLDVIGVETWRMIDGRTTIMTMIERLGSAHGMEPRQAEAAMLAYLRTLAQRGIMMLALPHEEPRAADKDRLHTS, encoded by the coding sequence ATGGGCTGGCGACGAAAGAAAACCCCGGGACTCAGCAGGGAGATGCTTCTGGCCGCCCGGCCGCTGCGAAACCCGAACATCACCGAGAAGGAAATCGCCGGGGGCGGCCTCGAATTGACCGTCTCGCTGCCCAGGAGCCGCCTGTTTCGCTGGCTGAGCGGAGGCTGCAACCACCCGATCGTCCGCCGGTACCAACTCGACGTGATCGGCGTCGAAACCTGGAGAATGATCGACGGCCGGACGACGATCATGACAATGATCGAACGCCTCGGCTCTGCTCACGGCATGGAGCCGCGACAGGCGGAGGCGGCGATGCTCGCATACTTGCGGACTCTGGCGCAAAGGGGCATTATGATGCTGGCGCTGCCGCATGAAGAACCCCGAGCAGCCGACAAGGATCGCCTTCACACGAGCTGA
- a CDS encoding type II secretion system protein GspG — MVSRTCRWMLAITLLTAAPVRPAEEPTTASAPTSQGIPAISGSALSDLLPAKTLLYKGWPGIDVFSKAAEETELAKLLKEPELERLRASWWKDIWPAIKDQIARAIGDEKAEQILDPMTTLLGTVWRHPTAVALIGAGTGKNGPQFDAAIIVRAGKDSAKLVEIAEQLLALAGITPDSAMEVEVGRLKFKTVTGFPLPLRWGRAQDLFVVSLGTKATEHLGLGTLEDSLTRSPRFAAAMKHVGADQSWPFFFLDMKAAVQALKDFQPMLAATSLPFFAEPDALDRFLKQMGVEACESLSIAIAPEAGGFKTSMFVHLPGAAASSNPLIGRKALINDDIRVVPKNVRWATVTNWDAAATYRSLLDALTSLVPTGEEEILGMVERAERRLGLSIEKEILGAFEDNWAIFDSPEFGGIWVSGITVVAKVKPKHHLRKAMRNITAVIAEEMSGDASAEVATETYRGQTIEYFNISGVPLPIAPAWAEFQGRWIMALYPQMVRMELDHLMNRGASLLENPDYQRGRKLLPNGAFAVNYVDTKSGMLQMYSLALPIWQAAAAMLQKENIPLDVSMLPSAHTVTRHLFGNVSVSIVSEDGALTVSHGALPVPVPAIGEGGFAIPLGAAILLPSLSRARVLAKRTASAANLSGLGKALYTYAVEHDDQFPPDLRTLVDSGAISEKSLRSPLDESDATSSYIYISGQTTEVDQRNVIAYENPENHDNEGTVVLFADSHVEFMTMSAFRKALEDTYRRLGREMEEPGEQVEARTRDQKTAAARRAVSREGALAAALELFKMHVGRYPNKLDELVEQPESEADAEKWRGPYVQGAGALKDPWGHRLMYLSPGERNRSGYDLWSLGPDGQDGTTDDLANWKK; from the coding sequence ATGGTTTCCAGGACATGTCGCTGGATGCTGGCGATCACGTTGCTAACCGCAGCACCCGTCCGACCGGCCGAAGAGCCGACCACTGCATCGGCGCCGACCTCGCAGGGCATTCCGGCGATCAGCGGCTCGGCGCTCTCGGATCTGCTGCCGGCCAAAACGCTGCTGTACAAGGGGTGGCCTGGAATCGACGTCTTTTCGAAGGCGGCCGAGGAGACCGAGTTGGCCAAGCTGCTGAAGGAACCCGAACTCGAACGGCTGCGAGCCTCGTGGTGGAAGGACATCTGGCCGGCCATCAAAGATCAGATCGCCCGTGCGATCGGCGACGAGAAGGCCGAACAGATTCTCGATCCAATGACGACGCTGCTAGGCACGGTCTGGCGGCATCCGACGGCGGTGGCTCTGATCGGGGCCGGCACCGGCAAGAACGGACCGCAGTTCGACGCCGCCATCATCGTCCGTGCAGGCAAGGATTCGGCGAAACTCGTCGAAATCGCGGAGCAGCTTCTGGCTCTGGCCGGGATAACTCCCGATTCAGCGATGGAAGTTGAGGTCGGCAGGCTGAAGTTCAAGACCGTGACCGGTTTTCCGCTTCCCCTGCGGTGGGGCAGGGCGCAGGACTTGTTCGTCGTCTCCCTCGGCACCAAGGCCACGGAGCACCTCGGCCTCGGCACGCTCGAGGATTCGCTGACCCGCAGTCCGCGTTTCGCTGCGGCAATGAAGCACGTGGGCGCCGACCAGTCCTGGCCGTTTTTCTTCCTCGACATGAAGGCGGCCGTCCAGGCGCTCAAGGACTTTCAGCCGATGCTCGCAGCCACCAGTTTGCCGTTTTTTGCTGAGCCGGACGCTCTGGATCGCTTCCTCAAGCAGATGGGCGTCGAGGCGTGCGAATCGCTCTCCATTGCGATCGCGCCCGAGGCCGGCGGCTTCAAGACCAGCATGTTCGTTCACCTGCCCGGGGCCGCCGCCAGCAGTAATCCGCTCATCGGCCGAAAAGCCTTGATCAACGACGATATCCGGGTGGTCCCCAAGAACGTCCGCTGGGCCACCGTGACCAACTGGGACGCAGCCGCAACCTATCGCTCACTGTTGGATGCTCTGACGTCGCTTGTCCCGACCGGCGAAGAAGAGATCCTCGGGATGGTGGAACGGGCCGAGAGACGCCTCGGACTGAGCATCGAAAAGGAGATTCTCGGCGCGTTCGAGGACAACTGGGCGATCTTCGATTCGCCCGAGTTCGGCGGGATCTGGGTCAGCGGCATTACGGTGGTGGCCAAGGTCAAGCCCAAGCACCACCTGCGCAAGGCGATGCGCAACATCACGGCCGTCATCGCCGAGGAGATGAGCGGCGACGCCTCGGCAGAGGTGGCGACCGAAACATACCGTGGGCAGACCATTGAATACTTCAATATCAGCGGCGTGCCGCTTCCGATCGCCCCGGCCTGGGCGGAGTTCCAGGGCCGGTGGATCATGGCTCTCTATCCCCAGATGGTGCGGATGGAGCTGGACCACCTGATGAATCGCGGCGCCTCGCTGCTCGAGAACCCCGACTATCAGCGCGGGCGCAAGCTGCTGCCCAACGGAGCGTTTGCGGTCAACTACGTGGACACCAAGTCGGGCATGCTCCAGATGTACTCCCTCGCACTGCCGATCTGGCAGGCCGCCGCCGCCATGCTGCAAAAGGAGAACATCCCGCTCGATGTCAGCATGTTGCCGTCGGCCCATACCGTCACCCGTCACCTGTTCGGCAACGTGTCCGTCTCGATAGTCAGCGAGGACGGGGCGTTGACGGTCTCGCACGGGGCCCTGCCGGTTCCGGTGCCGGCCATCGGTGAAGGGGGTTTTGCGATTCCGCTGGGAGCGGCAATCCTGTTGCCGTCTCTGTCCAGGGCCCGCGTACTGGCCAAGCGCACGGCCAGCGCGGCCAATCTCAGTGGCCTGGGCAAGGCTCTGTATACCTATGCAGTCGAACACGACGATCAGTTCCCGCCCGATCTCCGGACACTGGTCGACAGCGGCGCCATCAGTGAGAAATCACTCCGATCGCCGCTCGACGAATCCGACGCAACCAGTTCGTACATCTACATCTCCGGCCAGACGACGGAGGTTGACCAACGCAACGTCATTGCCTATGAGAACCCCGAAAACCACGATAACGAAGGTACCGTCGTCCTTTTCGCCGACAGCCATGTCGAGTTCATGACGATGAGCGCTTTCCGCAAGGCCCTCGAGGACACATACCGTCGGCTTGGACGCGAGATGGAAGAACCCGGTGAACAGGTAGAGGCGAGGACACGGGACCAGAAAACGGCGGCCGCACGCCGGGCGGTCAGTCGCGAGGGAGCCCTGGCCGCAGCCCTGGAACTGTTCAAGATGCACGTCGGGCGATATCCCAACAAGCTGGATGAGTTGGTCGAACAACCCGAAAGCGAAGCCGACGCCGAGAAGTGGAGGGGGCCGTACGTCCAAGGCGCTGGCGCACTGAAGGATCCGTGGGGCCATCGCTTGATGTACCTCTCGCCGGGCGAACGCAACCGCAGCGGTTACGATCTCTGGAGCCTCGGCCCCGACGGCCAGGACGGCACGACCGACGATCTCGCCAACTGGAAGAAATGA
- a CDS encoding arsenate reductase ArsC, producing the protein MQGPYAVLFLCTGNSCRSQMAEALLRHLGGERFQALSAGSHPAGYVHDLALEAMRRMGVSTAGLYSKSWDEFAVTPIDIVLTLCDHAAGQSCPVFPGPAVRAHWSLPDPAFAQGTDEQRLMFAMQVASRLRGWIEKLIRLPIEKLSPQQLRAELERIPRF; encoded by the coding sequence ATGCAGGGACCATACGCCGTGCTGTTTCTTTGTACCGGCAATAGCTGTCGGTCCCAGATGGCAGAGGCTTTGCTGCGTCATCTGGGCGGGGAGAGGTTCCAAGCGCTCAGTGCTGGCAGCCACCCCGCAGGCTATGTCCACGACCTGGCGCTCGAGGCCATGCGGCGGATGGGCGTGTCTACTGCCGGCCTCTATTCCAAGAGCTGGGACGAGTTTGCGGTAACCCCCATCGACATTGTTCTAACGCTCTGCGACCATGCCGCCGGTCAGTCCTGTCCAGTCTTCCCCGGTCCGGCGGTCCGGGCGCACTGGTCTTTGCCCGACCCCGCCTTTGCCCAAGGCACCGACGAACAGCGCTTGATGTTCGCCATGCAGGTCGCAAGCCGGCTCCGGGGCTGGATCGAGAAGCTTATCCGCCTCCCGATCGAGAAGCTCTCGCCTCAGCAGTTGCGGGCCGAGCTTGAACGGATCCCGAGGTTCTGA
- a CDS encoding cytosine permease — MANGTLPAYLASAKPNPMSNRGPWWTNTAPAYFGIFMWIAFYDKLASAFNLGGLDVALGGLVIAAVLSHYVFHYVFGVLGMKTGYPLYVVGSSTFGTVGGLLFPGIFMGLLQIGWYSVGTFYAAKLLLLAIGRDADQISALFIVFCIAWGYVFALFGAFGIKYVAKISSYLPWVAVAMLCIAGVCALPHVGNFKFAVDPTGPGVLAGACLVIQMVIGFFATAGAAGVDFGTNSRDENDVNLAGLTGISLSILLAGGLALIIVAGAKGIDPTVGPQVSKALPLVSPGLAKIMFLLLAIGSMAPACFCASIIGNSLSTMIPTMGRVPLTLGGATIGIILAATGIAGNLEAFFGLIGASFGPICGAIVADYFLSGKKWAGPRQGVSLAGYAAWVLGFLVGISSNDMVTKLLGRELVPGWHPTAVYSFIVGFVVYAILAKAGLQGRTVAYPGADASK; from the coding sequence ATGGCGAACGGAACACTTCCAGCTTATTTGGCATCGGCCAAGCCGAACCCCATGAGCAACCGCGGGCCGTGGTGGACCAATACCGCCCCGGCGTACTTTGGCATCTTCATGTGGATTGCCTTTTACGACAAGCTCGCCTCGGCTTTTAACCTTGGTGGTCTGGATGTTGCTCTGGGCGGGTTGGTAATCGCCGCCGTGCTCAGCCACTACGTGTTTCACTACGTATTCGGCGTGCTCGGTATGAAAACGGGGTATCCGCTTTACGTGGTGGGTAGCTCCACATTCGGCACTGTGGGCGGCTTGCTTTTCCCGGGCATCTTCATGGGCTTGCTCCAGATCGGCTGGTACAGCGTGGGGACCTTCTACGCGGCAAAGCTATTGCTGCTGGCCATCGGCCGCGACGCGGACCAGATTTCCGCGCTGTTTATCGTCTTTTGCATCGCGTGGGGTTACGTCTTTGCCCTCTTTGGTGCCTTCGGAATCAAGTACGTTGCGAAGATATCGAGCTATCTGCCGTGGGTGGCCGTGGCCATGCTGTGCATCGCCGGCGTGTGTGCCCTGCCGCACGTGGGGAACTTCAAGTTTGCCGTGGACCCGACCGGGCCGGGCGTGTTGGCCGGGGCTTGCCTGGTGATTCAGATGGTCATCGGTTTCTTCGCTACCGCCGGGGCGGCCGGTGTGGACTTCGGCACCAACAGCCGGGACGAGAATGATGTCAATCTGGCCGGGCTCACCGGCATCAGTCTGTCCATCCTCCTGGCCGGCGGTTTGGCTTTGATCATCGTGGCCGGCGCGAAGGGGATTGATCCCACCGTCGGTCCCCAGGTCAGCAAGGCGTTGCCGTTGGTCAGCCCCGGCCTGGCGAAGATCATGTTCCTGCTGCTGGCGATCGGCTCGATGGCCCCGGCCTGTTTCTGTGCGAGCATCATCGGCAACAGTCTGTCGACCATGATTCCGACCATGGGGCGCGTGCCTCTGACCTTGGGCGGGGCAACCATCGGCATCATCCTGGCGGCCACGGGTATCGCCGGCAATCTGGAGGCGTTCTTCGGCCTCATTGGCGCATCTTTCGGTCCGATCTGTGGGGCCATCGTGGCCGATTACTTCCTCTCGGGTAAGAAGTGGGCCGGCCCTCGCCAGGGCGTCAGCCTCGCCGGCTATGCGGCGTGGGTACTCGGCTTCCTCGTCGGCATCTCCAGCAACGACATGGTGACCAAGCTCCTCGGCAGGGAACTCGTGC